The following coding sequences lie in one Pseudomonas monsensis genomic window:
- a CDS encoding 50S ribosomal protein L25/general stress protein Ctc, whose protein sequence is MNEFTLNAEVRSDLGKGASRRLRRLAALVPAVVYGGEKAPESISMLAKEVAKLLENEAAYSHIIELNVGGTKQNVIIKALQRHPAKGHVMHADFVRVVAGQKLTAIVPVHFINEAAPVKKGGEISHVVAEIEVTCLPKDLPEFIEVDLADAEIGSIIHLSDLKAPKGVEFVALAHGDDKAVANVHAPRVAPEATEEGAAE, encoded by the coding sequence ATGAACGAATTTACTCTGAATGCTGAAGTGCGTTCCGACCTGGGGAAAGGTGCGAGCCGCCGCCTGCGTCGTCTCGCCGCTCTGGTTCCAGCTGTTGTTTACGGTGGCGAAAAAGCCCCTGAATCCATCAGCATGCTGGCCAAAGAAGTTGCCAAACTGCTCGAAAACGAAGCGGCTTACAGCCACATCATTGAGCTGAACGTTGGTGGCACCAAGCAAAACGTAATCATCAAAGCTCTGCAGCGTCACCCGGCCAAAGGCCACGTGATGCACGCTGACTTCGTACGCGTTGTCGCTGGCCAGAAACTGACCGCTATCGTTCCTGTGCACTTCATCAACGAAGCTGCTCCAGTGAAGAAAGGCGGCGAGATTTCGCACGTTGTTGCTGAAATCGAAGTGACCTGCCTGCCGAAAGATCTGCCTGAGTTCATCGAAGTCGACCTGGCTGACGCTGAAATCGGTTCGATCATTCACCTGTCGGACCTCAAAGCTCCTAAAGGCGTTGAGTTCGTTGCTCTGGCACACGGCGATGACAAGGCTGTTGCCAACGTCCACGCTCCACGTGTTGCTCCAGAAGCTACCGAAGAAGGCGCAGCAGAGTAA